From the genome of Miscanthus floridulus cultivar M001 chromosome 10, ASM1932011v1, whole genome shotgun sequence, one region includes:
- the LOC136488690 gene encoding uncharacterized protein, translating to MLLRCGRRAALLLAAAAAAAISRGRDPDTAVYASASPPQALRQALPAAAEGLRSGTRLFSPWLLPSPYQGFPILNTFASALVSPDDHRDQGSDGSSGDSRC from the exons ATGCTCCTCCGCtgcggccgccgcgccgcgctcctcctcgccgcagccgcagccgcagccatcTCGCGCGGCCGCGACCCCGACACGGCCGTCTACGCCTCGGCCTCCCCGCCGCAGGCGCTCCGCCAggccctccccgccgccgccgaggggCTCCGCTCCGGCACCCGCCTCTTCTCCCCGTGGTTGCTCCCGTCTCCGTACCAAG GGTTCCCTATACTAAATACCTTCGCGTCTGCATTGGTTTCACCTGATGACCACAGAGACCAAGGTTCTGACGGAAGCTCAGGTGATTCAAGATGCTGA